The genomic DNA GCGCCCCGCATGCGCGCTGCACTGGCCGCGGCGAACCGTCCCGTGCCGGCCTACCTCGATTGGCTGATCGAGGAACACGAACTGGCTCCCACCGCACAGGCGACCTTCGTGACCCACTGTTTCTGGGAAGGCGAAGTCTGCTTCGGCAGCGATCCGGCCGTGCGCAAGACGCGTGCGAGCTGGCACCAGGGACGGGAGGTCGTCGAGGTCTGGTTCGATCCCGCGCAGACGACGTACGAAGCGCTCGTCGAGCGGGCGAAGGCACGCGGTTGCGCCGACGCGGTCGTCAGCCTCGACGCCAGCCAGGAGCGGATCGCGCGTGGCATCTTTGGCAACGACGTGCTGGCGGCGCGCGGGCGCCCGAGAAAGGCGCCCGAGAAGGACCAGAAGCGCCACCTCCGCGCGTCGAAGCTGCGCGGGCTGGAACTCACCGCGTTGCAGGCGACCCGCGTCAACGCGGCGCTGGCCGACCGCCAGGACCCGAGGCCCTGGTTGTCCCCCCGCCAGCGCGCCCAGGTGGGGCTCTAGCGCACCCGGTGCGCGGCATGCGCCGGGTTGCCGCGTTCGGTGCGATCTGCACCTTCGCGCTGGGTGTGGGCGCTGGGGTTCGCGCGAACGCGACGACCGCGCCGGAGCAAGCGGCCGAGACTCCGCTCTTCTTCACCCTGCTCAAACCCTCCCCCGGTCTCGCGTGGAAGACGCTCCGGGAGATCGATGCGGGTTGGCAGCCGCACTACCCGCCCATGCTGATCGAAGTCGCGCGCTTCAGCCCCCATCGCAAGCGGATCTTGAAGCTGCTGGAGCAGCGGGCCGACGCCGAGCGCGAGGACGGCGAAGACGCCGCGTTCGAGAACGCCGACGCCATCGCATTCGAGGACGCGGAAGACGCGTTTCGCTGGGTGTGGTCCCGGCCCGAGGCGCGGCACCCGGGCTATGCGGCGTTCAAGAGCGCCCTGTACACCGCGATCGATCCGCGCTTCGGCGGCTACTTCGACGACGCGCACGAGACCGCGCGAATCCGTCTCGACGAGGTCCGTTGGGGCGGCGTCAAGCGGGATGGCATCGTGCCCCTGGTGAATCCACCGCTGCTCCGGGTGGAGCAGGCGGGCTACCTCGATGACGGCGACGTCGTCTTCGCGGCGGTGGTGGCCGGGGAAGCCCGCGCCTACCCGAAACGCGTGCTCGGCTGGCACGAGCTCGTGCGCGATCGCATCGGGGACGTCGACGTCACCGGCGTCTACTGCACGCTGTGCGGGAGCATGGTCCTCTACCGATCGCCGAGCGGCGAACCGCACCCCGAGCTGGGAACCAGCGGGTTTCTGTACCGCTCGAACAAGCTCATGGTGGATGCGGCGACGGACTCGCTCTGGTCGACCCTGCGCGGCGAACCGGTCATCGGTCCGCTGGCTGGAAGCGGAGTTCGCCTCGAGCCCCTGCCCGTGGTGACGACGACCTGGGGCGCCTGGCACCGAGCGCACCCGGAGACCCGCGTCCTCTCCCATCGCACGCGGCAACGCCACGACTATTCGGAAGGCGCCGCCTACCGCGAGTACTTCGCGACCGACGAGCTGATGTTTGCGGTTCCCGCGTCAGACCCGCGCCTGGCGAACAAGGACGAAGTCCTGGCGCTTCGCTTCGGCACGGGGCCACCCACCGCGTTGGCCGTCGAGATGCTGCGGCAGCGGCCCGTCTACGCGGGCCAACACGGGGGCGTCGACTTCGTGGTGGTGACCGACGCAGCCGGTGCCCACCGCGTGTACGCCGCACCGCCTTCACCACTCACGAACCGCGACGGAGATGCGTGGCTCGGCGCCGACGGGCAGCGTTGGCAAGCGCACGAACATGCCCTCATCGGGAGTGAGGGCACGGAGCTCACGCGCCTGCCCGCGCACCGCGCCTTCTGGTTCGGCTGGCGCGCCGCCCACCCCGACACCCGACTGGTCAAAGCCCCCTGACTCCCCGATTCCCGCGCCCATCGCGGCTTGCGCGCGCGGCTCCGAGCCCACAAGCTCCGCCGCCATGGAAGCCGAGGTCCAGGGCGCCCCGCTGCACACGCGTTCGCTCGGCGTCGCGCTGCGCCGGGCCGAGGACGGTGACGTCGACGCCTTCGCCACGATCTCCGACGTGCGCAAGCGCGGGCTCGTCGCGATGCCGGGCGAACTCCAGACCAGCGGCGTGATCCACGACATGCGCATCCACGCGAGGCTGGCCGAAACGCCGGCGATCGTGCGCGAGATGCGATCGGAGCAGCTGCGGGTCGTGTTCGAACCCGGCCCTGCCACCGGGGGCGAGTGCTGCCGAGACCCAGCGGACCGGATCGGAGCCCTCGCTGACACCCCGCTCGACGCGGCCCATCGCGCGCTCGGCGATGCGATCGGCGGCCCGCGCGGCTGCTCGCACGTGCTCACTCTGGGGCAGCTCCTGGTTTCCGGCGCGCAGCAGGCATTTCGCTTCCCCCAGGAGACCGAAGGGCGACGTTTCCAACCCGGCGACCGCTTCTTCGTGCGCAATCTGATGATCGATGGCTTCGTTCGCGACGGGCAGCTGCAGCTGACCCTTCTGCTCGACGACATCCACGCCGCGCCCACCGAAGACCGCGTGCTCACCAACCCCATGCAACGTCTGGGTCGCCGACACGAAGTTCGGGCGCGTGTCGAGATCGACGGGGAGCGCCTTCAGCTCACCGGAGTCGCCGCGGCGGAACGTGTGCACGAAGGTGGGAAGCCCGCGGGCCCCTGGCAGTCACGCGATGACGACCTCGCGTCTCTCGCCGGCGCACCGGCGCTCGGCGGCATGGCGGGCCGCCTCTTCAAGCTGCTCGGCGAGGGCACCGAAGACGCACCGCTGCTCGACACGTTGCTGAACCTCGCGCCGGCGGTCATCCAGGTGATGCCCGCCTGGATGTACGACCGGCAGGACCAGGCCCCGGACGCATCCCAGCGCGACGCCGAAGAAGCCGGCGCCCGCATGACGACGAACGCCATGACCGGCGCCTGCTACATGTGGCGCGCCGACGGGTTCCTCGGGCGCAAGGGCTAGCCGCTTCAGTTGCCAGGCTGCAGCGGTTGCACCTCGGCCCAGTCACCGTCGAGCGAGCTCGGGTCGAAGCTCGGGTCGCTCGACTGGTAGAAGTTGCCGAGCCCGTCCGTGAACGTGCGGTCGTAGTGGGCGTCGAGCTGCACCTGGCCGCCCGTGTCGGGGTCGTGGAAGGTGTCGGTGTCCCGGATGTGATCGACGAACTGGTCGTGGGCGCTGTAGTCCTGCCGTAGGTTCTGATTCATCCAGGCCTGGTGCTGCGCGTCGTTGGCGTTCGACTGGGCGCGCACGCCTGCCATGTAGTTGTCGAACTGGGCCTGATTGTTCGCCATGCGCTGCTGATGCGCGTTGAACCGGGCCTGGTTGTTCGCCATGCGCTGCTGGTGCTGTGCCCAGGAGTTCGCCATCGCCTGTTGCTGGAGGCGCTGTGCAGCGGCCTCGAAGGCTGGATTCATCTGCTGACTCGCGCTGATGCGCAGCGAGGTCGCCACCGCCTGCTCGAGCAGCGGCGGCGGGCTCACGACCACGCTGGCGGCGAGGACCCCCGCCTGCGGATTCTCGGGCAGCATCGAGTGGATCACGAACACGCGGCCCGCGTAGCGCGTTGGGCCGCGCATCGCGGTGAGATCGGTCTCCAGCGCCTGGGCGTTCTGTTCGCGCATCGCCTTCTGCACGCTCGGCAGCTGGGCCAGGGCCGGGCTGGGACGCAGCGCACCGAGGGACACGGATTCCAGCGCCCCCTGCAACGAGGTCATCACGGTCTGGCGCCAGAGCGGCTCGAAGGCCGTGCCCGTGAAGTTCGTGTAGGACCCAGGTGCGGACGAGCGCCACAGCTCGCCCTGGGGTCCGATCACGTCGAGATGAAAGCGGGCGACGCCCCCGGTGTTCGGATCGGTCGCGATGTCCTGCTGGGCGCGCCAGCCCGGGGGCAGTTGCATCCGCGCGCGCGGCATCTGCAGGCCGTGGTCGTAGAGGATCAGCTCGGTCGCGCTGCCGGCTCCGCGCGCTTGCGTGTCCGGGGCCACCGGAGCCGACACGTCGGAGAAGTCGGTGACTTCGGGCGTGTCATCGCCGCAACCCAGCCACGCCACCACCGCGAGACACGCGACCCCGACGCTTCGCCAACGCGTTCCTGCCATCACCACGTCCGCACCTCCACTGATGGTTCCAGCCTACGCAAATTTTCGGGCGCTCGATACGAACGGGGCATGCCACCGCCGCTCTTTTGTGTCAGGTTGCGCCCGAGCGAGCCGGGATGGGGGACGCAATGAAACGGTGTTTGGGAACGGTGGCACTGCGCATCGGTGCGGTTGCCTGGATCGCGCTTTGGACGGCCTGCGGATCCGAACGGCCCGCGGAAGCACCTGCCGCTTCCGAATGGCCGCCGCCGCCCGGGGCTGGCGCCTCGCCCCCGCCGGCCGCCGCGAGTCCGTCCGGGGACCCGGTGGGTGGCGACTGGCCGCCCCCTCCGGGTGCTGCGCCCACTGGGGGCCCGCCGCCGGCGGCGTCCGCTCCGGGCACGGCGGCAGCGCCGGGTGCGCCCCCGCCCGCAGCCACCGCACCCGATCCCTTCAGTGGTCGCTTCGCCACGCAATACGACGGCGCCCTCTACACGCTGGAGCTGAAGCGCACGCCCAGCGGCTACAGCGGCGTGGTCGTGCTCGCTGGCGAGCGGTACCCGATCTCGGGAAACCAGCGCGGAGACCGATTGGTGGGCCGCTTCCGCGACCCGGACGGCAGCGAGTACGGATACGCAGGGCGCCGCGAAGGGCGTCGTTTCGTCTTCGAAACCGAGGACGGGGAAACCATCGTCTTCGAGCAGATCGGAGGCTGACGCAGCCCTCCCGTCCGGCGCCTCGACCGAACCCGCGCCCCGATCCGCCCCGCCATTGCGCAGACAGAGGGCGACCGGCCAGATCGCGATCGACACTTTCCAGTGTGCGCCGGGGGCCGTGCTCGGTCTCTGCGTGAACCCCTGAGTCGTCCAGCCCTTCCGGATCGTCTAGCCAGCTGGACCTTCAGGAACACCGAATCGTCGGGAAGCGCGTTACCAGGCGGCACACCCCCTACTTGAGTCCCGCAGGGTTCCGGGCGTAGGATGGTCGCGTCGAAGCACGCGGGAGGTCCCCGCGCGCCGCGACACCCTTTGGGAAGAGGGACTGCTCAATGTCTGTCTTGCATCTGCGCGACCGGACCCGTTCCGGATCGCACTTTGCGCTGCTGTCGATGCTGCTTTGGTTAGGCATGGCAACCAGCGCCCAGGCCGCCCCCGTGGCGGCCTTCGACGTGTCGCTCACGGGAACGATTGCGGGGCTCGCCTCCGGAACCGTGACCGGGACGGGTGGAACCGCCGTCCTCGACGACACCGGCACGCTCACGATGAACATCCAGATCGATTCGGTCACCGTGTTCAGTGACAACACGACGACCAGCTCGATCCTGCTCAGCGGCAGTCTCGCGGGAGACACGCTGACGGTCACGTCGGCCGACAACACGGTGTTGTCGTGCGTGAACAACTCGCCCATCGATGGGTGCTCGTTCATCAGCCCGACGTTCCCTGCGGCGCCGAACCCGTTCGAGACTTTCCCTGGAAGCATCGTGTTCGATCTCGTCCTGGGAAACGACACGACGTTCTCGACGACCGAAGTCGGGACGTCGGCGACCGTGGTCTACAACTGGACGCTCACCGCCGTGCCCGAGCCGGGCACCGCGCTGCTGCTGTCGCTCGGCCTGGGAGCGATGGCGGTGGCCCGGCGGAGAACCGCCTAGCCAGAGCGGATCCGTGGCGCCGGGGTGTGGTTCTCCCCGGCGTCCACGGAGCCGGGATGCCGCGCCGATTTTCGCGTCTCGACGAGCCGACCTCCGGTCGGATCGCAGCGGGCGATGCGTAGCGCGTCGGATTCGATCCCGCGCCTGCCCGAGATCACCGATCCGCGGAAACGCCGGCGCGCGCCCGCGACGCGAACGTCGCCCCCGTGAGCAGCAGCAATCCGAGCAGCACCGGTGCCACGCTCGGACCGGTCCGCAGCGGGGGAATGCAGGCAAGTCCGACGGGACTGCCGCTCACCGCCTCCTGCAGTGGGTTCGACACCAGCGGACAGTTGTCGCAGGCGTCGCCGATGCCGTCCCCGTCGCCGTCCACCTGGTCGAGGCACGCCGCGTACGTGCGCGTCACCGTGCGACGCGGACCCGGTGGCGTGTTGGCGAGCACCACCGTGATCAGCTCCCCGTCTGGGCCGACCTCGACGTCCTCGATCCCGAAGACGCTCGTCACGCCGAGGGGCGCCTCGAAATCGTGGAACTCCCCCGTGTAGAAGGCGTAGTCGAGCAGGCCCGCGGCGGTGCGAAACATCACGCCGGTAGCCGTACCGGGGTCGTCCACCTCCGCCACGAACGCCACCTCACCGGAGTCATTGATAGAGATGTTTCTCAGCCTACCGAGCAGATCTCCCGCCGGTCGTCCGGGGGCCTGCGTCACGTTGCGCTCCGCGACGAGCGCGTACGTGCCACTCGCATCGACGGTCCACAGCTGATCGGCCAGTCCCGAATCGCTGACGAGGACTACGACATCGCCAGAGGTCGGCGCAATCGCCACCTCCCGAATGTTCGAGTCCGCGAATGAGACGCCCGGCATCCCGGGAACCGGCGCTTCGGTCGCGGCGATGAGACGCGTAGCTCCCGCCGAATCGTAGACCCAGACGGCACGCGATCCGCTGGGGCTCAGCCCTCCTGAGATCCGAAACGTGCCGGCAGGGGAATCGAAGTCGGTCCAGGCGGCATTGAAGATCGAGCCCACTTCGGAGATCTGCGCGGTCTCTCCGGGCGTCCCGACGGGGGTCCGGCCGTCGAGGATCACGGTGTTGCCCCCGCTGGCAAGCACGGCCTCCCCAACTGTGGCGCCGCCCGAGTCGAGCAGCGTCGCGGTGAACACGGCACCGAGAGTCGGGTGCATGCGACCCAGCTTCAGGCTTCCGTAGAAGGTCCCCGGGAGCGCGGGAACCGGATCGCCCTCGCGCACGACGATCACGACACCCCCCGCGAGCGTGGTTTCGTAGAGAACCTCGTCGTTCGCGTCGGTGATACCGGATACCCCGTGCAAGAGCTCCACTTCGAAGGCGGCACGGCCATCGGGCCCAGGGGGACCACCGATCCTCAAGAAGTCCACGAACTCGCTGCTTCCCAGGCTCGGCGCGAGAAATCCCTCGCGCGCGGCGATGAAGTACGCACCGCTGCCATCGGGTGCGATCACGATCTGGTCGTCGTACATCGTGGCCCCGGGAACTCCGGAGACGACCACGAACTGATTCGCGTCGTTGAGCGGCATCCCGGCATAGGGAACGGGCTGCCCTGGCAACCCGGGGATCGGGTCGCCCCGTCGCCACAGGAGCGTGCTCGGGTGCTCGACCATCGCGTCGCCGTTCTCCAACGGGATCACACCCGTTCCGCTCAACGCCGCCCGGATTCGAATTTCCCCGGCCGGCCCTACCCGATCAATCGTGCTGGTTCCGAAGTTCACCAGGTCGATCCCCGGCAACGAAGGCGCCGGCTCCGGATCGAGCATCAACCGCTCGATCGTCACCGGCTGAAAGGCCAGGACGGGAGTTGCGAAGAGCAGCGAGAACGCCAACGACCACGAAAACAAGAGAGAGGATGACTTCATGAGGGTCCCTCCAACGTAGGGTCGAGCCATCTCGGCACGGGCGCGAACCGCGCCTGGCGCATCGTACCCCGCCGCGCGCGGAGGGGGTGCGACGAAACCTCGACGTCGCCGGGGGGCTTGGCCACCGAAGCTCCCGGCGGCGGCGTCACCCGGTCACGACGGCGCCTTCGCGTCGCCTCATGGTGCGGGTGGTGAGCGCGCGGGGGCTCGAACCCCGGACCTAGGGATTAAGAGTCCCTTGCTCTACCAACTGAGCTACGCGCCCGGGCCGACCTTAGGATCCGCAGCCAGGCGGTGCAAGGCCATCAACGCGACTCGGGGCGCCCGTAACCACCGCCACCCGGCGTCTCGATGCGCAACACGTCGCCCGCCTCGAGGCGAAACGATGCGCGGTGACCCACGCGCTCCGAACCACCACCGGCGCGCACCACCCCGTTCTCCCCGGCGGCACCCGGCGCCCCACCGGCCATCCCGTAGGGACGGGTCTCGCGACGCTGCGTCAGCAAAGAAACCTCCACCGGGGCGAGGAAGCAGAACGCGCGCACCAGCCCGTCGCCCCCGCGGTGCTCTCCCATGCCTCCCGACCCGGCGCGCAGGGAAAAGCGCTCCAGGCGAACCGGGTAGCGGACCTCGAGGATCTCGGGATCGGTGATGCGGGTGTTGGTCATGTGGGTGTGCACCCCGGACGCACCATCGAACGTCGCTCCCGCGCCCGAGCCGCCGCCGATCGTCTCGTAGTAGCTGAACTGGGCGTTGCCGAAGGTCACGTTGTTCATCGTGCCCTGGCTCGCCGCGACCCGACCCAACGCACCGAGCAGCACGTCGACCACCCGCTGGGAGGTCTCGACGTTGCCCCCGACCACCGCAGCGCCGGCGGGCGGATCGAGGAGCGAGCCCGGCGGCACCACCACCTCGACCGGCGCCAGGCAGCCTCCGTTCAGTGGAATCCGCTCGGCCACGAGCGTCCGCAGCACGTAGAGCACCGCCGCCTGCACCACCGCAGGCGGGGCGTTCAGGTTGCCGGGAACCGCCGCTCCCGTCCCGGTGAAGGAGATGCGCATGCGATCTCCCGCGATCTCGAGCTCGGCCACGACCGGCGTGCCGTCGTCCAGGGAGTCGCGGAAACGGTGCACCCCGTCCGGGAGTGCGGCGATCTCGCGCGCCACCTTGCCGGCCGCGGCGTCCTGAAGCTGACCCAGGGTGATGGCGATCGGCGTCGCGCCCTGCTCCGCGACCCAGGCCTCGAGCAGGCGCTCGCCCGTGCGATTCGCGGCCACCATCGCGGATAGCTCCGCGATGTTCTGGTCCGGGTGCCTCGCCGGGTAGCGGCCGCGTGCGAGCGCCTCGCGCGCCCGCGCTTCCTGAAACACGCCGTCTTCCACGATCCGGAACGGCGTCAAGACGACGCCCTCCTCCTCGAGGGTCGTGGAATCCGAGGGCATCGACCCGGGCTGGCTGCCCCCGATGTCCGCGTGGTGGCCTCGGCTCGCAACGAAGAAGCGCGGCGCCTCACCCCCGGCGAACACCGGAGAGACGACGGTCACGTCCGGCAGGTGGGAGCCACCGGACCAGGGATCGTTCGTCACGACGACATCGCCTGCCGCGAGCTCCGGGAAACGCGCGCGCACGACGCGCACCGTCTCCGACATCGCGCCGAGATGCACCGGAATGTGGGGCGCGTTCGCGACCAGGCCGCCCTCGGCATCGAAGACGGCACACGAGTAGTCGAGGCGCTCTTTGATGTTCGTCGACACCGCGGTGTTGCGGAGCACGGCACCCATCTGTTCCGCGACCGACATACAGCGGTTGCCGAACACTTCGAGCCGGACGGGGTCGACCTCGTCGAGCGCGGTCTCGACCCGCGCGATCGAGCCGGCTTCGTCGTGCAGGTGCAGCACGCCTTCGGCGTCGACACGGAGCCGGAACCCGGGATCGAGCACGACGCTTCCCGTCGCTTCGAGGACCAGCGCCGGCCCTTCGAGCGTGGCGCCCACCGCCAGGTCCTCGCGGGCGTATAGCGGCGCGCGCACGCGGCCCACCTCGGGAAACCAGACGTCCTCGTGACGCAGCGGAGCCGGTGCCGCCGGCGCGCCCTCGGGCGCCAGGGTCGGAGCGCTGGCGCCCGGAGCGAACACCCGCACCCGGAGCGTGACCACCTCGATCGCGAGCTCCGGCCGCACGTAGCCGAAGCGCGCCTGGTGCTCGCGGTGGAAGGCCGCGGTCCAATCGCCATCCTCGGGTGCCAGGACCGAGAGCGGCGTCTCGGTGCCGACATGGCGCAGGTCGAGCCGCCATTCGGCGCGCAGCGTTTCGGGCGCGCAGCCCTCCGCTTCGAGCGCCATCCGCCCCTCGTGCTCGAGGGTTTCGCGGGAGGCGAGCAGCTCGGCCGAGACCGACGCGCCGAGCGCGA from Myxococcota bacterium includes the following:
- a CDS encoding VPGUxxT family thioredoxin-like (seleno)protein, type 2 → MHPARPSPGSTLSRPWLALLGAALAGLAASSLLGAAPADAGDAPRELGRVDWNRDFEAGIAQAQQTERPVFLLFQEVPGCSTCVNFGEGALSHALMVEAIETAFVPVAVFNNKGGEDAAVLRRYREPSWNNPVVRFVDASGADLIPRRDGVYHTSKLAPRMRAALAAANRPVPAYLDWLIEEHELAPTAQATFVTHCFWEGEVCFGSDPAVRKTRASWHQGREVVEVWFDPAQTTYEALVERAKARGCADAVVSLDASQERIARGIFGNDVLAARGRPRKAPEKDQKRHLRASKLRGLELTALQATRVNAALADRQDPRPWLSPRQRAQVGL
- a CDS encoding DUF3179 domain-containing (seleno)protein, yielding MRRVAAFGAICTFALGVGAGVRANATTAPEQAAETPLFFTLLKPSPGLAWKTLREIDAGWQPHYPPMLIEVARFSPHRKRILKLLEQRADAEREDGEDAAFENADAIAFEDAEDAFRWVWSRPEARHPGYAAFKSALYTAIDPRFGGYFDDAHETARIRLDEVRWGGVKRDGIVPLVNPPLLRVEQAGYLDDGDVVFAAVVAGEARAYPKRVLGWHELVRDRIGDVDVTGVYCTLCGSMVLYRSPSGEPHPELGTSGFLYRSNKLMVDAATDSLWSTLRGEPVIGPLAGSGVRLEPLPVVTTTWGAWHRAHPETRVLSHRTRQRHDYSEGAAYREYFATDELMFAVPASDPRLANKDEVLALRFGTGPPTALAVEMLRQRPVYAGQHGGVDFVVVTDAAGAHRVYAAPPSPLTNRDGDAWLGADGQRWQAHEHALIGSEGTELTRLPAHRAFWFGWRAAHPDTRLVKAP
- a CDS encoding DUF2889 domain-containing protein, whose translation is MEAEVQGAPLHTRSLGVALRRAEDGDVDAFATISDVRKRGLVAMPGELQTSGVIHDMRIHARLAETPAIVREMRSEQLRVVFEPGPATGGECCRDPADRIGALADTPLDAAHRALGDAIGGPRGCSHVLTLGQLLVSGAQQAFRFPQETEGRRFQPGDRFFVRNLMIDGFVRDGQLQLTLLLDDIHAAPTEDRVLTNPMQRLGRRHEVRARVEIDGERLQLTGVAAAERVHEGGKPAGPWQSRDDDLASLAGAPALGGMAGRLFKLLGEGTEDAPLLDTLLNLAPAVIQVMPAWMYDRQDQAPDASQRDAEEAGARMTTNAMTGACYMWRADGFLGRKG
- a CDS encoding PEP-CTERM sorting domain-containing protein, with the protein product MATSAQAAPVAAFDVSLTGTIAGLASGTVTGTGGTAVLDDTGTLTMNIQIDSVTVFSDNTTTSSILLSGSLAGDTLTVTSADNTVLSCVNNSPIDGCSFISPTFPAAPNPFETFPGSIVFDLVLGNDTTFSTTEVGTSATVVYNWTLTAVPEPGTALLLSLGLGAMAVARRRTA
- a CDS encoding choice-of-anchor tandem repeat NxxGxxAF-containing protein: MKSSSLLFSWSLAFSLLFATPVLAFQPVTIERLMLDPEPAPSLPGIDLVNFGTSTIDRVGPAGEIRIRAALSGTGVIPLENGDAMVEHPSTLLWRRGDPIPGLPGQPVPYAGMPLNDANQFVVVSGVPGATMYDDQIVIAPDGSGAYFIAAREGFLAPSLGSSEFVDFLRIGGPPGPDGRAAFEVELLHGVSGITDANDEVLYETTLAGGVVIVVREGDPVPALPGTFYGSLKLGRMHPTLGAVFTATLLDSGGATVGEAVLASGGNTVILDGRTPVGTPGETAQISEVGSIFNAAWTDFDSPAGTFRISGGLSPSGSRAVWVYDSAGATRLIAATEAPVPGMPGVSFADSNIREVAIAPTSGDVVVLVSDSGLADQLWTVDASGTYALVAERNVTQAPGRPAGDLLGRLRNISINDSGEVAFVAEVDDPGTATGVMFRTAAGLLDYAFYTGEFHDFEAPLGVTSVFGIEDVEVGPDGELITVVLANTPPGPRRTVTRTYAACLDQVDGDGDGIGDACDNCPLVSNPLQEAVSGSPVGLACIPPLRTGPSVAPVLLGLLLLTGATFASRARAGVSADR
- a CDS encoding hydantoinase B/oxoprolinase family protein; amino-acid sequence: MSWSFWIDRGGTFTDCIAIDPQGTAHTEKLLSSDEAPLEGIRRILERAGAPLRGTSLRIALGTTVATNALLERSGVPTVFVTNAGFGDLLAIGTQERPELFDLDIRKPVPLPESAIEVEARHAADGATLVTLDRDALAAMLNAARRAGSEAAAVALIHATQNPALEAEVAELAREAGFQQVSVSHQIAHEVGLLARAETTTADAYLTPLLQGHAAELSRALPEAPLRFMQSSGGLTDAARFRGPNALLSGPAGGVVGATAVAAAAGFQRAIGFDMGGTSTDVSLLTPGSLPRHFESVVGGVRVKAPMLRIHTVAAGGGSLCRFDGFRFTVGPESAGASPGPLCYGDPEAHELAITDLNLALGRLQPDRFPVPLDRARVDRALAALCDTLAAAGLRRSPDAAAAGFVAVANAAMAEAIAQVSVDRGVDPRACALVGFGGAGGQHVCAIARSLGMRDILLHPLAGILSAYGIGLAEVSWDGQRDARGVALGASVSAELLASRETLEHEGRMALEAEGCAPETLRAEWRLDLRHVGTETPLSVLAPEDGDWTAAFHREHQARFGYVRPELAIEVVTLRVRVFAPGASAPTLAPEGAPAAPAPLRHEDVWFPEVGRVRAPLYAREDLAVGATLEGPALVLEATGSVVLDPGFRLRVDAEGVLHLHDEAGSIARVETALDEVDPVRLEVFGNRCMSVAEQMGAVLRNTAVSTNIKERLDYSCAVFDAEGGLVANAPHIPVHLGAMSETVRVVRARFPELAAGDVVVTNDPWSGGSHLPDVTVVSPVFAGGEAPRFFVASRGHHADIGGSQPGSMPSDSTTLEEEGVVLTPFRIVEDGVFQEARAREALARGRYPARHPDQNIAELSAMVAANRTGERLLEAWVAEQGATPIAITLGQLQDAAAGKVAREIAALPDGVHRFRDSLDDGTPVVAELEIAGDRMRISFTGTGAAVPGNLNAPPAVVQAAVLYVLRTLVAERIPLNGGCLAPVEVVVPPGSLLDPPAGAAVVGGNVETSQRVVDVLLGALGRVAASQGTMNNVTFGNAQFSYYETIGGGSGAGATFDGASGVHTHMTNTRITDPEILEVRYPVRLERFSLRAGSGGMGEHRGGDGLVRAFCFLAPVEVSLLTQRRETRPYGMAGGAPGAAGENGVVRAGGGSERVGHRASFRLEAGDVLRIETPGGGGYGRPESR